A window of the Rubeoparvulum massiliense genome harbors these coding sequences:
- a CDS encoding response regulator yields MENTKIVLVDDHLLFREGLKRILQMEDNMEIIGEAGTGREAVKLVEELNPDVVLMDINMPDLNGVDATEQILEVCPDMKIIILSIHDDESYVQRTLRTGARGYLLKEMDSDTLIQAVQAVARGEAFIHPRVTGRLIEEYRRLCDKEEITQIYDSVPTMKDPEKYALLTPREREVLQLMAEGKSNRMIGEQAYISEKTVKNHVSSILQKLDVLDRTHAVVKAIKNGWVRLDKEIDR; encoded by the coding sequence ATGGAGAACACGAAGATCGTATTGGTCGATGATCACTTATTGTTCCGGGAGGGACTTAAGCGCATCCTACAGATGGAAGACAATATGGAAATCATAGGTGAAGCAGGAACTGGTAGAGAAGCAGTAAAACTCGTAGAAGAATTGAACCCTGATGTTGTGTTGATGGATATTAACATGCCTGACCTAAACGGGGTGGATGCCACTGAACAGATTCTTGAAGTCTGCCCCGACATGAAGATCATCATCCTCTCCATCCATGATGATGAGAGCTATGTACAGAGAACTTTACGTACAGGTGCCCGCGGTTATCTACTAAAGGAAATGGACTCTGATACCTTGATTCAAGCTGTTCAAGCAGTTGCACGAGGAGAAGCATTTATCCATCCACGGGTTACGGGTCGTCTCATCGAGGAGTATCGTCGTCTCTGCGATAAAGAAGAGATTACGCAAATCTATGATTCTGTGCCCACCATGAAGGACCCAGAAAAGTATGCCCTCCTCACGCCCCGTGAGCGGGAAGTACTGCAATTGATGGCAGAGGGTAAGAGTAATCGAATGATTGGTGAACAAGCCTATATTAGTGAGAAGACTGTAAAAAACCATGTAAGCAGCATTCTGCAGAAGTTAGATGTGTTGGACCGTACTCATGCGGTTGTTAAGGCGATTAAGAATGGTTGGGTTCGTTTGGATAAAGAGATCGACCGTTAA
- a CDS encoding helicase-related protein codes for MLKHMDQTSFFLEAGRRLQKVKVVYHTEHRIYRYLFEKDQQLLLTANPSSPWVLISPSLPFPHAVRERKRLEALDLEALEAKTLAPLITCSVLGDLTPSSQPVMSPYSTISSIITGRQLRLEELWKAYGQLSLQNSLLPQEHHIRHFFHLLHQLHWNNDVEWLPGTALDHHGKPACSRCGAREGEELKQVPCQLCEAAGQTCYACSSCSSLGQIRSCSLIIRGMPESFQPLHLAALNPIFPNHPTFHPSSNLPSTSISHQRSIHGSPHHAGIEILNLTPAQQEAANQVVATLQQHHVQAGKSEEQGKRNSAGDSFWPHLLLWAVCGAGKTEMLLPAIAWALEQGLRVAITTPRKDVVLELLPRFQQYFPYTEMVALYGGHQSWERPALIICTTHQLLRFHHAFHLLILDEMDAFPYHHSPLLPRAVQRALHPQGFFLALTATPARAEQRASLRGQLPTVTIPVRFHHHPLPVPRLCRHSPRARRLPQRFQKLLRWFEERWQKVMDGMGDDMGDSSVLPSLFLFVPRKREIGQLQAYFQQHTSLSMESTHADDPERIQKVEAFRRKEFPILLCTSILERGVTISNSHVVVWEADAAIWDEAALVQMAGRAGRNAQYPTGHILFVVTQPTLAVRHAIAHIRRMNRLAKKGGYL; via the coding sequence ATGTTAAAGCACATGGATCAAACCTCATTCTTTTTGGAGGCGGGGCGCCGCTTGCAAAAGGTGAAGGTGGTCTATCATACTGAACACAGAATCTATCGTTATCTCTTTGAAAAAGATCAGCAGTTACTTCTCACCGCCAACCCTTCTTCTCCTTGGGTGCTCATAAGCCCATCACTTCCTTTTCCCCATGCAGTACGAGAAAGAAAGCGCTTAGAAGCTTTAGATTTAGAAGCCTTAGAAGCAAAGACTTTGGCCCCTCTAATTACCTGCAGTGTTTTAGGGGATCTCACCCCTTCTTCTCAGCCTGTTATGTCCCCCTATTCCACCATCTCTTCTATAATTACAGGTCGACAGCTCCGACTCGAGGAACTCTGGAAGGCCTATGGACAGTTAAGCCTTCAGAATTCTCTTCTCCCTCAGGAGCATCACATTCGTCACTTTTTTCACTTGCTCCACCAATTGCATTGGAACAATGATGTGGAATGGTTACCAGGAACTGCGCTAGACCATCATGGAAAACCTGCCTGTTCTCGTTGTGGCGCTCGAGAAGGAGAGGAGCTTAAGCAAGTACCCTGCCAGCTTTGTGAAGCGGCTGGACAAACCTGCTATGCTTGTTCTTCCTGCTCTAGTCTTGGACAAATTCGTAGTTGTTCATTAATCATTCGAGGAATGCCTGAATCCTTCCAACCACTTCATCTAGCTGCGCTCAATCCGATATTCCCCAATCACCCCACATTCCATCCATCATCGAATCTACCATCTACCTCTATCAGCCATCAGCGATCTATTCACGGATCTCCTCATCACGCTGGTATCGAAATCCTCAATTTGACACCAGCACAGCAAGAAGCAGCGAACCAAGTTGTGGCTACGCTCCAACAGCACCACGTACAAGCAGGGAAAAGTGAAGAGCAAGGGAAGCGTAATTCAGCAGGCGATTCTTTTTGGCCACATCTGTTACTCTGGGCTGTCTGTGGAGCAGGGAAGACGGAGATGCTGTTGCCTGCCATCGCCTGGGCATTAGAGCAGGGGTTGCGAGTTGCCATTACTACACCACGTAAGGATGTGGTATTAGAACTGCTTCCTCGCTTCCAGCAGTACTTTCCCTATACAGAGATGGTAGCCCTCTATGGAGGCCATCAGAGCTGGGAGCGTCCGGCTTTGATCATCTGTACCACCCATCAGCTTCTCCGCTTTCACCATGCCTTCCATCTCCTAATCCTCGATGAGATGGACGCCTTCCCCTATCATCATTCACCATTACTTCCCCGCGCTGTACAGCGTGCCCTTCACCCACAAGGATTCTTCCTAGCTTTAACCGCCACACCAGCCCGTGCAGAACAGCGGGCAAGTCTCCGTGGTCAATTACCAACAGTAACGATCCCAGTTCGTTTTCATCATCATCCTTTACCAGTTCCCCGTCTCTGTCGCCACTCTCCCCGTGCTCGCAGATTACCACAGCGCTTTCAGAAATTATTGCGATGGTTTGAGGAGCGCTGGCAGAAGGTGATGGATGGGATGGGGGATGATATGGGAGATAGTAGCGTGCTTCCTTCTCTTTTTCTCTTCGTACCTCGAAAAAGGGAAATTGGTCAACTACAGGCCTATTTTCAGCAGCACACATCACTCTCCATGGAGAGTACGCATGCAGATGATCCAGAACGGATCCAGAAGGTCGAGGCGTTCCGTCGTAAGGAGTTCCCGATTTTGCTCTGTACCAGCATTCTAGAGCGTGGCGTTACCATTTCCAACTCCCATGTTGTGGTCTGGGAAGCAGATGCTGCGATCTGGGATGAAGCGGCGTTGGTTCAGATGGCAGGTCGAGCGGGGCGGAATGCCCAATATCCAACTGGCCATATTTTGTTTGTCGTGACACAGCCAACGCTAGCAGTTCGTCATGCCATTGCACATATTCGGAGAATGAATCGCTTAGCGAAGAAAGGTGGTTATTTATGA
- a CDS encoding carbohydrate ABC transporter permease, whose amino-acid sequence MLPIAKKFSLPKQKLHYTTREKLKDLGMVTPALFLLALFTFYPLLYTLYLSFTKWNFIRPEKEWVGWKNYLWVFNNPDFYQVMKVTFLYTFFDVGITMILGLLLALLLNKIARHYSIMRLLIFMPHYIAMVVCAMIFLWIFNTNYGILNQIIAFFGLEPVNWLLSPKTALWAIIIVTAWKSTGYAMMIFLAGLRGIPAEYYEAAKVDGANGWQRFWYITLPLLSPITLFLLVTSVIGSMQVFQSVDVMTGGGPLNSTKVIVYWIYETAFHEFRVGRSSALVVILFVILLTLTALMMKLSKRKVHYEG is encoded by the coding sequence ATGCTACCAATTGCAAAAAAATTCTCTTTACCGAAGCAAAAGCTCCACTATACCACAAGGGAGAAGCTAAAGGATCTGGGGATGGTTACACCTGCTTTGTTTCTACTCGCCCTCTTTACCTTCTATCCCTTGCTCTACACTCTTTATCTCAGCTTTACCAAGTGGAATTTTATTCGCCCTGAGAAGGAATGGGTGGGGTGGAAAAATTATCTCTGGGTCTTCAATAATCCTGACTTTTATCAAGTGATGAAGGTAACCTTTCTCTATACCTTTTTCGATGTGGGCATCACCATGATCCTCGGCCTTCTTCTCGCTCTACTCTTGAATAAGATCGCTCGTCATTATAGCATCATGCGCTTGCTGATCTTCATGCCACATTACATCGCCATGGTGGTCTGTGCCATGATCTTTCTTTGGATTTTCAATACCAATTACGGCATCCTCAATCAAATCATCGCCTTCTTCGGATTGGAGCCCGTCAATTGGTTACTCAGTCCGAAGACAGCGCTATGGGCCATCATCATCGTGACGGCTTGGAAGAGCACAGGGTATGCCATGATGATTTTTCTTGCAGGCTTACGAGGGATCCCTGCGGAGTATTATGAGGCAGCGAAGGTGGACGGAGCCAACGGGTGGCAACGCTTCTGGTATATTACCTTGCCACTCCTCTCCCCCATCACCCTCTTTTTACTAGTCACCTCGGTGATCGGTTCCATGCAGGTTTTTCAATCGGTGGATGTGATGACCGGAGGAGGACCCCTCAATTCTACGAAGGTGATCGTCTACTGGATCTATGAGACCGCCTTCCATGAATTCCGTGTTGGTCGGTCCTCTGCACTGGTGGTAATCCTCTTCGTCATTTTACTGACTCTCACAGCACTAATGATGAAGCTATCAAAACGGAAAGTTCATTACGAAGGGTAG
- a CDS encoding ABC transporter substrate-binding protein codes for MLKSIFGRKGLFLLLTLIFAFSSLVACNSSSEGKGGTTQDTSAGAKGSTVNSATANQTSATSQAEAVEPVTIQYWHSHGDTQVEGLNYMLEEFKKAYPHITVEAVFQGGYGDLEKKLIASLAAGNLPTVTVLESASIPHFAESGILAEIEPFIQRDQVDLDDFSKGMLRAYSYNGKQVGLPLVVSASVFIYNKAMLDEAGVKPPETWAEVPAFAEALTIKEGNTTTRHAFAIPGWSAWYYDPWIINGGGQIIDENGQSGLNQEGTKKFLKNFQTWKENGWLLLPYGKGASGEMKQLFLDQKVAMVEHTSANIDWYIENAGFEIGVSFLPADMNRETHIGGAGIVIMNDIPDAEKEAAWQFVNFMTSAEHNIAFTDFTGYLPTRKSALASEAGQRFLTEKPQYKAILDWFDNVNPRIQHPAYGEFRKLYEEVVGKISLEGGDVDQLMEQAAKQMNEILEDY; via the coding sequence ATGTTGAAATCAATATTCGGACGTAAAGGATTATTTCTTCTACTTACCTTGATATTTGCATTCTCATCGTTAGTTGCTTGCAATTCCTCCTCAGAAGGCAAAGGAGGAACTACTCAAGACACCTCCGCAGGAGCGAAAGGATCCACCGTCAATTCTGCCACTGCAAATCAAACATCTGCAACTTCACAAGCTGAAGCAGTTGAACCCGTAACCATCCAGTACTGGCATAGCCATGGCGATACACAGGTTGAAGGACTCAACTATATGCTTGAAGAGTTTAAAAAAGCGTATCCCCACATCACAGTGGAAGCTGTCTTCCAAGGGGGCTATGGTGACCTTGAAAAGAAATTAATCGCTTCCTTAGCAGCTGGTAATTTACCTACTGTTACCGTACTAGAATCCGCCAGCATCCCCCACTTTGCCGAGAGCGGTATCCTCGCAGAAATTGAACCTTTTATTCAACGTGACCAAGTAGACCTTGACGACTTTTCAAAAGGGATGCTACGTGCCTATAGCTACAACGGTAAGCAAGTAGGCCTACCCTTAGTGGTTAGCGCATCAGTCTTTATCTATAACAAAGCCATGCTTGATGAGGCTGGCGTGAAACCACCAGAAACCTGGGCGGAAGTCCCTGCTTTCGCTGAGGCTCTCACCATCAAAGAGGGAAACACCACCACTCGCCACGCTTTCGCCATCCCTGGTTGGAGTGCTTGGTACTATGACCCTTGGATCATCAATGGTGGTGGACAGATCATCGATGAAAACGGGCAATCCGGACTGAATCAGGAGGGTACGAAGAAATTCCTGAAGAACTTCCAGACCTGGAAAGAGAACGGCTGGCTACTCTTACCCTATGGAAAAGGAGCTTCTGGTGAAATGAAACAGCTCTTCCTCGACCAAAAGGTTGCTATGGTAGAGCATACCTCTGCCAATATTGACTGGTATATCGAGAACGCAGGCTTCGAGATCGGTGTCTCCTTCTTACCAGCTGACATGAACCGTGAAACCCATATTGGTGGTGCAGGGATCGTCATCATGAACGATATTCCTGATGCTGAGAAAGAGGCTGCCTGGCAATTCGTCAACTTTATGACCTCGGCTGAGCATAATATTGCATTCACCGACTTTACCGGCTATCTACCTACACGAAAATCAGCCCTCGCTTCTGAGGCTGGACAGCGGTTCTTGACAGAGAAGCCTCAGTATAAAGCCATCCTTGATTGGTTCGATAACGTAAACCCACGGATTCAACATCCAGCCTACGGGGAATTCCGCAAGCTCTATGAGGAAGTAGTAGGGAAAATCTCCTTGGAAGGCGGCGACGTGGACCAATTAATGGAGCAGGCTGCCAAGCAGATGAACGAGATCTTGGAAGACTATTAA
- a CDS encoding glycosyltransferase family A protein, with translation MFIWVSIILLVCLMAQGVLLLYLQWVQVHRSTAKPHGYAILVGNSAAEIEGTIRKLYRKASMQGVDIELIVVDFSSEDDTIQVLERLAQYYQLHYYTAEEWEETIGSVERDQVSENRLEVIDLRRSLKWTR, from the coding sequence TTGTTTATCTGGGTATCTATCATATTGTTAGTTTGTCTCATGGCACAAGGAGTGTTATTACTATACCTGCAGTGGGTTCAAGTGCATCGTTCAACAGCGAAACCACATGGGTATGCGATTCTGGTAGGGAATTCCGCTGCAGAGATCGAAGGGACCATTCGGAAGCTCTACCGTAAAGCATCCATGCAAGGCGTAGATATTGAGTTAATTGTGGTGGACTTTTCATCGGAGGATGATACGATTCAGGTTTTAGAACGACTAGCGCAATACTATCAACTTCATTACTACACCGCTGAAGAGTGGGAAGAAACCATCGGTAGTGTGGAGCGAGATCAAGTTAGTGAGAATAGGCTAGAGGTCATTGATTTACGGCGTTCTCTCAAGTGGACACGCTAG
- a CDS encoding glycerol-3-phosphate responsive antiterminator → MKLYRDQFIRYIEEDRLIVSVKEARHLEKALASPARVIFLLTGNIGVVKRYVQLFQQEGKLVFLHMEKIGGLSCDKEGMHFLSSYLKPTGIVSTKNSMIKLANRLGLLTIQRLFLIDHDALHHGLQSVEENQPDAVEVMPALLPSYLDYLRSKTEYPLITGGLIQNQEQMKLALCHGARAVSTGTPVLWKELPTDVKNSYCTL, encoded by the coding sequence ATGAAGCTGTATCGTGACCAGTTCATTCGTTATATCGAAGAGGATCGTCTCATCGTCTCCGTCAAAGAAGCAAGGCATTTAGAGAAAGCGCTAGCGTCACCAGCACGCGTCATCTTTCTATTGACGGGCAATATTGGGGTGGTAAAGCGTTATGTGCAGCTCTTTCAGCAGGAAGGAAAGCTGGTCTTCCTCCACATGGAGAAAATCGGAGGATTAAGCTGTGACAAGGAAGGGATGCATTTCCTCAGCTCCTATCTCAAACCAACGGGAATTGTCAGCACGAAGAATAGTATGATTAAGCTCGCTAACCGTTTGGGCCTACTCACCATCCAACGTCTGTTTCTCATTGACCATGATGCCCTGCACCATGGACTGCAATCGGTAGAGGAGAACCAACCAGATGCAGTAGAAGTGATGCCAGCCCTTTTGCCCTCTTATCTTGATTACTTACGGAGCAAGACAGAGTATCCACTGATAACAGGAGGGCTAATACAGAACCAGGAGCAGATGAAGCTGGCGCTATGTCATGGTGCCAGGGCTGTTTCCACAGGGACACCAGTATTATGGAAGGAGCTACCTACTGATGTCAAAAATTCGTACTGTACTCTTTGA
- a CDS encoding GGDEF domain-containing protein, producing the protein MQKRSGFLLILLFISYLVFVVGSWVLQPSWDWSQWPLFFSLLILQIMTYAYPLVIKQQRVILSLTVTLPLLYTWGMVAELWVTQLAIILATLQNPRRTWQEGAGSLISAGWSSFIAGLVYTEVRNELLHYPFSHINTISSLLLYVLIYLVLSLLIHAFLEQERIRFSHVLFLIPFHFLAIVLSFLLILVIEELGLIGFLFFAVPYLGMVILINTYEENKLANHNLQTLYQTCFRFTSQLERERVLDAVHEAMAQILPGNYYSIHLVDGEQLIQWTGTEDHKSTTVPNGTIRRIPLGKGVVGRVAATSKPMLIYDLFELLSVPEPIEEEAQFRSMVAVPIIGDGKVLGVLSCADSAEFTYRKEHVTYLQILAGQASVALLNAYQFGITERRARYDELTGLFNYRTFLQILTERLESARIEEVPYSLLMIDLDYFKKVNDTYGHLAGNQVLQECARLFKGSLRNPQDVVARYGGEEFVILLNNMEQEEAYLWAEQLRSVIAQTPIQIPSTLQEDGWHSIQITLSIGIATYPIQGQVGSELLRYADRAMYRGAKQEGRNRVAIYA; encoded by the coding sequence TTGCAGAAACGTAGCGGTTTTCTTCTCATACTATTATTTATATCCTATTTGGTATTCGTTGTTGGGAGTTGGGTCCTTCAACCTAGTTGGGATTGGTCACAATGGCCCCTCTTCTTCTCCCTCCTTATTCTGCAAATTATGACATATGCCTATCCATTAGTAATTAAGCAGCAACGTGTGATTCTAAGCCTCACAGTAACTCTACCTCTTCTATATACTTGGGGAATGGTAGCGGAGCTTTGGGTTACACAGTTGGCAATTATTTTAGCGACACTCCAGAATCCAAGACGTACATGGCAGGAAGGTGCAGGTAGTCTAATCTCTGCTGGTTGGAGCTCTTTTATCGCAGGTTTGGTCTATACTGAAGTGAGGAATGAACTGCTACATTATCCGTTCTCGCATATTAATACGATAAGCTCTTTACTTCTTTATGTTCTCATCTATCTGGTTCTATCATTGCTGATCCATGCATTCTTAGAACAGGAGCGCATCCGTTTTTCTCATGTACTTTTTCTCATACCATTCCATTTTCTAGCTATCGTTCTCAGCTTCCTATTAATTCTCGTCATTGAAGAACTGGGCCTCATCGGCTTTTTATTCTTTGCCGTTCCTTACTTGGGAATGGTCATCTTAATCAATACATATGAAGAGAATAAGTTGGCCAATCATAATCTCCAAACCTTATATCAAACCTGTTTTCGCTTCACTTCACAGCTCGAGAGAGAACGTGTGCTGGATGCTGTACATGAGGCGATGGCTCAGATCCTTCCAGGCAATTATTACAGTATTCACCTCGTGGATGGAGAACAACTCATCCAATGGACAGGCACAGAAGATCATAAATCTACGACAGTACCTAATGGGACAATCAGGAGGATACCCCTCGGTAAAGGTGTGGTAGGGCGTGTTGCTGCCACAAGCAAGCCCATGTTGATCTATGATCTATTTGAATTGTTGTCAGTACCTGAGCCCATTGAGGAAGAAGCGCAGTTTCGATCCATGGTTGCGGTACCCATTATCGGAGATGGGAAGGTACTCGGAGTGCTGTCCTGTGCAGATTCAGCCGAATTTACCTACCGTAAGGAGCACGTAACTTACTTGCAAATTCTAGCTGGACAAGCTTCTGTAGCTCTCCTCAATGCATACCAATTTGGGATTACAGAGCGGCGAGCACGCTATGATGAATTGACGGGTCTTTTTAACTACCGCACTTTTTTACAAATCCTCACAGAGCGACTAGAATCAGCACGGATTGAAGAAGTACCCTATAGTCTTTTAATGATTGATCTCGATTATTTTAAAAAGGTAAATGATACCTATGGGCATCTTGCAGGTAATCAGGTATTGCAAGAATGTGCCCGACTCTTTAAAGGGTCATTGCGAAATCCACAAGACGTGGTGGCTCGTTATGGTGGAGAGGAATTTGTCATTCTCTTAAACAATATGGAGCAGGAAGAGGCATATTTATGGGCTGAACAATTACGTAGTGTCATTGCACAGACACCCATACAAATCCCATCAACACTACAGGAGGACGGATGGCATAGCATCCAGATTACATTAAGTATTGGCATCGCCACCTATCCTATTCAAGGACAGGTAGGGAGTGAACTTCTCCGTTACGCGGACCGTGCTATGTATCGTGGAGCGAAGCAAGAGGGCCGAAACCGTGTAGCGATTTATGCGTAA
- a CDS encoding DegV family protein — translation MSKIAIVTDSTSYIPEDELEAYGIEIVSLQVIFGEESYREYKEISNDDFYRMLKERRDLPTTSQPSVGEILTTYERLAKEYDEIISIHISSKISGTYHSALAASRMIQGANVHVFDSGIATYALGFYVVEAARMAKEGKSVDEIMVRLDELQQSQDQYFLVDNLAHLHRGGRLNAAQFLVGSMLKVKPILTFRNKEIVVFEKVRTYNRAKQRIFELLEEILEQGYPMRLGIIHARRLEEATAWKEEFENQYGEQVEVVISEFGPVIGTHVGEGAIGLSWIRRYS, via the coding sequence ATGAGTAAAATCGCAATTGTTACTGATAGTACAAGCTATATACCCGAAGATGAACTTGAAGCTTATGGTATTGAAATCGTCTCCCTTCAGGTAATTTTTGGCGAAGAGAGTTATCGTGAATATAAGGAGATTAGTAATGATGACTTCTATCGCATGCTGAAGGAACGTAGGGATCTACCCACCACTTCGCAACCTTCGGTAGGAGAGATCCTTACTACCTATGAACGGCTAGCTAAAGAGTATGATGAGATTATTTCCATCCATATCTCAAGTAAGATTAGTGGTACCTACCATTCCGCCTTAGCAGCCAGTCGCATGATCCAAGGAGCCAATGTTCATGTATTCGATTCAGGCATCGCTACCTATGCCCTGGGATTCTATGTGGTTGAGGCAGCTCGTATGGCTAAGGAAGGGAAGAGTGTTGACGAAATTATGGTACGGTTGGACGAGCTTCAGCAGAGCCAGGATCAATACTTTCTCGTGGACAATTTAGCTCATCTCCATCGTGGTGGCCGTCTCAATGCAGCTCAATTCCTTGTAGGATCGATGTTGAAGGTGAAGCCGATCTTAACCTTCCGTAATAAGGAGATCGTTGTATTCGAAAAGGTACGTACATACAATCGGGCGAAGCAACGTATTTTTGAATTACTAGAAGAGATCTTAGAACAGGGGTACCCGATGCGCCTCGGTATCATTCATGCCCGTCGTTTGGAGGAGGCTACCGCCTGGAAGGAAGAGTTTGAAAATCAATATGGCGAGCAAGTTGAGGTGGTTATCTCTGAATTTGGTCCTGTCATTGGGACGCACGTAGGAGAAGGGGCAATCGGTTTAAGCTGGATTCGTCGTTACTCATAA
- a CDS encoding sensor histidine kinase translates to MDPFVDVMTDDKEQPQEIKVMDQVLKKTIGHVQDSQKKIYEIFEASQQEGSNLHKELQRLNGEVAEVVEHYDEVELKTRKARSHLAMVSRYFDRYSEEDIRKAYENANQLQLELGVLRERETNLRRRRDELQIRLRNLEITIQRAESLITQLGVVFEYLSGSISQMKEELENAQLKSQLGLQIIQAQEDERKRVARDIHDGPAQSMANLVLRTEIIEKLLNQQDFSKVRSELKELKVLVRQSLADVRKIIFDLRPMALDDLGIVPAVRRYAERFQEEYGVETIVQVRGREVRLFSTREVAVFRLIQEALSNVAKHSQATHVHINFHFGDEKLMVAVQDNGIGFDVNGVREKATYGIMGMEERISLLKGRMGFQSAGGKGTVVIFTIPIHDDIDKEDLDGEHEDRIGR, encoded by the coding sequence ATGGATCCATTCGTAGACGTAATGACCGATGATAAAGAACAACCCCAAGAAATTAAGGTGATGGATCAAGTTTTAAAGAAAACCATCGGTCATGTGCAGGATAGTCAGAAGAAAATCTATGAGATTTTTGAAGCTTCCCAGCAGGAAGGAAGTAACTTACATAAGGAGTTACAACGGCTGAATGGTGAAGTAGCGGAAGTGGTAGAGCACTACGATGAGGTGGAGTTGAAAACACGTAAGGCTCGTAGCCATTTGGCTATGGTGAGTCGTTATTTCGATCGCTACAGTGAGGAAGATATTCGGAAGGCCTACGAGAACGCTAATCAGCTTCAACTGGAGCTTGGTGTGCTTCGTGAGCGAGAAACCAATCTTCGTCGGCGTCGTGATGAACTCCAGATTCGCTTGCGTAATCTCGAAATTACCATTCAGCGTGCAGAATCCCTCATCACTCAGTTAGGGGTTGTATTTGAGTATCTCTCCGGAAGTATTTCACAGATGAAAGAGGAGCTAGAGAATGCTCAATTAAAATCACAGCTCGGATTACAAATTATCCAGGCTCAAGAAGATGAGCGGAAGCGTGTAGCGCGGGATATCCACGATGGTCCTGCCCAATCTATGGCAAACCTGGTGCTAAGGACCGAAATTATTGAAAAACTTCTAAATCAGCAGGATTTTAGTAAGGTACGTAGCGAATTAAAAGAATTAAAAGTATTGGTTCGCCAAAGTCTAGCTGATGTTAGAAAGATTATCTTCGACCTGCGCCCCATGGCGTTGGATGACTTAGGAATCGTACCTGCTGTTCGTCGATATGCGGAACGATTTCAAGAAGAATACGGTGTGGAGACAATTGTTCAGGTTCGAGGTCGGGAGGTTCGGTTATTCTCTACGAGAGAGGTTGCTGTTTTTCGCCTGATTCAAGAGGCCCTAAGCAATGTGGCGAAGCATAGTCAAGCCACTCATGTTCATATCAATTTCCACTTCGGTGATGAGAAGTTAATGGTAGCAGTACAGGATAATGGCATTGGTTTTGATGTGAATGGCGTGCGAGAGAAAGCCACATATGGGATCATGGGGATGGAAGAACGTATTTCTCTGCTCAAGGGTAGAATGGGCTTTCAATCAGCAGGGGGGAAGGGCACAGTCGTTATATTTACGATTCCAATACATGATGATATAGACAAGGAGGATCTAGATGGAGAACACGAAGATCGTATTGGTCGATGA
- a CDS encoding HAD family hydrolase has protein sequence MSKIRTVLFDLDGTLLDSKKLVVDAVYHTLDHFMPKRYEYEAVEARFGMAFEPFLASLIPERKEEVLDYFNRYTLRYHDEAVQLFPGVEEILQQLTLEGYQLGLVTNKTRSLTNRALQLFDLEEFFSVIITLDDVRCGKPDPEPLYRACSYLQVKPAEAVLIGDSQYDRLAAKAAGMPFCFVGSDPHNVKALK, from the coding sequence ATGTCAAAAATTCGTACTGTACTCTTTGATCTGGATGGAACATTACTAGATAGTAAAAAGTTAGTGGTCGATGCTGTTTATCATACTCTGGATCATTTTATGCCCAAGCGTTATGAATACGAAGCGGTGGAAGCACGTTTTGGTATGGCATTTGAACCTTTTCTTGCCTCGTTGATCCCAGAACGGAAAGAGGAGGTGCTAGACTATTTTAATCGATACACACTGCGTTACCATGACGAAGCAGTCCAGCTCTTCCCAGGTGTGGAGGAGATCCTTCAGCAGTTAACACTGGAGGGCTATCAGTTAGGGTTGGTGACCAATAAGACACGTAGTCTTACAAACCGAGCATTGCAGCTCTTTGATCTGGAAGAGTTCTTTAGTGTGATCATTACGTTAGATGATGTGAGGTGTGGGAAGCCAGATCCGGAACCACTTTATCGAGCATGCTCCTATTTACAGGTCAAGCCTGCTGAAGCAGTGCTGATAGGAGATAGCCAGTATGATCGGTTAGCAGCGAAAGCAGCAGGGATGCCTTTTTGCTTTGTGGGGTCAGACCCCCATAACGTTAAAGCTTTAAAGTAG